One window of Triticum dicoccoides isolate Atlit2015 ecotype Zavitan chromosome 5A, WEW_v2.0, whole genome shotgun sequence genomic DNA carries:
- the LOC119303029 gene encoding homeobox-leucine zipper protein HOX32: MAGAMVVHGHGGGRDRDRDRSSPGGSGAPQVDTGKYVRYTPEQVDALERVYSECPKPSSLRRQQLIRECPILSNIEPKQIKVWFQNRRCREKQRKEASRLQTVNRKLSAMNKLLMEENDRLQKQVSRLVYENGYMRTHLNNPSVATTDTSCESVVTSGQHQQQQQNAVVPRPQRDANNPAGLLAIAEETLAEFLSKATGTAVDWVQMVGMKPGPDSIGIVAVSHNCSGVAARACGLVSLEPTKVAEILKDRPSWYRDCRCVDVLQIIPTGNGGTIELIYMQTYAPTTLAAPRDFWILRYTSGLEDGSLAICERSLTQATGGPSGPNTPNFVRAEVLPSGYLIRPCEGGGSMIHIVDHVDLDAWSVPEVLRPLYESPKILAQKMTIAALRHIRQIAHESSGEMPYGGGRQPAVLRTFSQRLSRGFNDAVNGFLDDGWSLMSSDGAEDVTIAINSSPNKLAGSHVNPSQMFTAIGGGVLCAKASMLLQNVPPALLVRFLREHRSEWADPGVDAYSAAALRASPYAVPGLRASGFMGSQVILPLAHTLEHEEFLEVIRLEGHSLCHDEVVLSRDMYLLQLCSGVDENAAGACAQLVFAPIDESFADDAPLLPSGFRVIPLDAKTDAPSATRTLDLASTLEVGPGGTRAPSDASSTSNTRSVLTIAFQFSYENHLRESVAAMARQYVRTVVASVQRVAMAIAPSRPGGQLEMKNPPGSPEAHTLARWIGRSYRFHTGAELLCTESQSADASLKALWQHSDSIMCCSLKAAPVFTFANQAGLDMLETTLIALQDISLEKILDDDGRKALCSEFPKIMQQGFAYLPGGVCVSSMGRPVSYEQAVAWKVLGDDDAPHCLAFMFVNWSFV; this comes from the exons ATGGCGGGGGCGATGGTGGTGCACGGGCACGGCGGGGGCCGGGACCGGGACCGGGACAGGTCGTCGCCCGGCGGCAGCGGGGCGCCGCAGGTGGACACGGGCAAGTACGTGCGCTACACCCCGGAGCAGGTGGACGCGCTGGAGCGCGTCTACAGCGAGTGCCCCAAGCCCAGCTCGCTGCGCCGGCAGCAGCTCATACGCGAGTGCCCCATCCTCAGCAACATCGAGCCCAAGCAGATCAAGGTCTGGTTCCAGAACCGCAG GTGCCGCGAGAAGCAACGGAAGGAGGCCTCTCGCCTGCAGACTGTGAACCGGAAGCTGTCTGCGATGAACAAGCTGCTGATGGAGGAGAACGACAGGCTGCAGAAGCAGGTGTCCCGTCTCGTCTACGAGAACGGCTACATGCGGACGCACCTCAATAAT CCTTCTGTAGCGACTACAGACACAAGCTGTGAGTCTGTTGTTACTAGTGgtcagcaccagcagcagcagcagaacgcAGTAGTTCCGCGTCCGCAAAGGGACGCGAACAACCCAGCAGG TCTACTCGCTATCGCTGAGGAGACATTGGCAGAGTTCCTGTCCAAGGCGACGGGGACTGCTGTCGATTGGGTGCAAATGGTTGGGATGAAG CCTGGTCCGGATTCCATTGGAATCGTTGCTGTTTCGCACAATTGTAGTGGCGTAGCAGCCCGAGCTTGCGGTCTTGTGAGCCTTGAGCCCACAAAG GTTGCTGAGATCCTCAAGGATCGCCCCTCTTGGTATCGTGACTGTCGGTGTGTGGATGTGCTCCAGATTATCCCTACGGGTAATGGTGGAACTATTGAGCTTATCTACATGCAG ACTTATGCACCGACAACTTTGGCGGCACCGCGTGACTTTTGGATTCTCCGCTACACTAGCGGTCTTGAAGATGGCAGTCTTGCG ATCTGTGAGAGATCCTTGACTCAAGCCACTGGCGGTCCATCAGGACCTAACACTCCAAATTTTGTCCGAGCCGAGGTGCTACCTAGTGGCTATTTAATCCGCCCTTGCGAAGGGGGTGGCTCCATGATCCACATTGTAGATCATGTTGATTTGGAT GCTTGGAGTGTGCCTGAGGTCCTTAGACCACTTTATGAGTCTCCAAAGATTCTTGCGCAGAAGATGACAATTGCG GCTCTGCGTCACATTAGGCAGATTGCGCATGAATCAAGTGGAGAGATGCCCTATGGTGGGGGGCGCCAGCCAGCAGTTCTAAGAACATTTAGTCAGAGATTGAGCAG AGGTTTCAACGATGCTGTTAATGGATTTCTGGATGATGGCTGGTCACTGATGAGCAGTGATGGTGCTGAGGATGTTACAATTGCTATCAACTCATCTCCAAACAAACTTGCTGGATCTCATGTCAACCCCTCCCAGATGTTTACTGCAATCGGGGGTGGCGTCTTATGTGCCAAGGCTTCAATGTTGCTGCAG AATGTACCGCCCGCTCTACTTGTACGATTTCTGAGGGAGCACCGCTCTGAATGGGCTGATCCTGGTGTTGATGCTTATTCTGCCGCTGCTTTGCGAGCTAGTCCTTATGCAGTTCCTGGTCTACGAGCGAGTGGGTTTATGGGCAGTCAGGTTATACTGCCACTTGCACATACCTTAGAGCATGAAGAG TTCTTGGAGGTTATTAGACTTGAGGGACACAGTCTCTGTCATGATGAAGTTGTTCTATCAAGAGACATGTATCTTCTGCAG TTATGCAGCGGTGTTGATGAGAATGCTGCCGGTGCATGTGCGCAGCTTGTCTTTGCGCCGATTGATGAATCGTTCGCTGATGATGCTCCACTGCTACCGTCGGGCTTCCGTGTGATACCACTTGATGCCAAGACG GATGCACCGTCGGCAACACGCACACTAGACCTTGCATCCACTCTCGAGGTTGGACCTGGTGGGACTCGTGCACCCAGCGACGCATCCAGCACCAGCAACACAAGATCAGTGCTTACCATTGCTTTCCAGTTCTCGTATGAGAACCACCTTCGAGAGAGTGTTGCAGCAATGGCGAGGCAGTATGTGAGGACCGTGGTGGCATCGGTGCAGAGGGTGGCCATGGCAATTGCCCCTTCCCGTCCTGGTGGACAGCTTGAAATGAAGAACCCTCCAGGATCCCCTGAGGCTCACACGCTTGCGAGGTGGATCGGCAGGAGCTACAG GTTTCACACCGGGGCGGAACTGCTTTGCACGGAGTCGCAGAGCGCGGACGCTTCCCTGAAGGCGCTGTGGCAGCACTCGGATTCAATCATGTGTTGTTCCCTGAAG GCTGCTCCTGTGTTCACCTTCGCCAACCAGGCCGGGCTGGACATGCTGGAGACGACGCTGATCGCGCTCCAGGACATCTCGCTCGAGAAGATCCTTGACGACGACGGCCGCAAGGCGCTCTGCTCCGAGTTCCCCAAGATCATGCAGCAG GGTTTCGCGTACCTCCCGGGCGGCGTGTGCGTGTCGAGCATGGGGCGGCCGGTGTCGTACGAGCAGGCGGTGGCGTGGAAGGTGCTgggcgacgacgacgcgccgcactGCCTCGCCTTCATGTTCGTCAACTGGTCCTTCGTCTAG
- the LOC119303030 gene encoding DEAD-box ATP-dependent RNA helicase 28-like, producing MDPDFRFDPDGSDDEAPAGAAARRKPAQSPWEFSTYAESVAAEHAARRTTSIDEKISQALRGRRNPSMPDGSEDEEEEDADDDSDEEAAVKGESGDDEDEIEESGDDDEEIESSGGEEDGEVEAGEQGEGEEAGGEEEEEEAVQEEDDAPEQPDPSQFFASSEGASFSARSFLELNLSRPLIRACEALGYQKPTPIQAACIPLALTGRDICGSAITGSGKTAAFSLPVLERLLFRPKRVPAIRVLILTPTRELAAQVHSMIEKLAQFTDIRCCLIVGGLPTKAQEVALRSNPDIVVATPGRIVDHLRNSLSVGLEDLAVLILDEADRLLELGFSVEIGELIRMCPKRRQTMLFSATMTEQIDELVKLSLNKPVRLEADPSLKRPATLTEEVVRIRRSREATQEAVLLALCLKTFKERAIIFSGTKHSAHRLKILFGLSGIKAAELHGNLTQAQRLEALEQFKKQEADILIATDIAARGIDIVGVRTVINFACPRDVKTYLHRVGRTARAGREGYAVTFVTDDDRSLLKAIAKKAGSQLKSRIVAEKPVSDCAKLIEQLEHQISNIILEEREEMALRKAEMEATKAENMIAHRDEIYSRPKRTWFATEKEKKLLAKAAKESLDQVKGGSVVVSAQQAEDLRLKEKRRREREKNLPRKKRRKLEAQREMLEEEKEEEEAQESKGGKKAKSSQSVVDVAYRRAKSMKATGKIGVRASKGKNEKGSKQPAEKGQTRQEEMHELFQNDMSEWKQGRSLKKKDSSFAKKSKNAFKSKSRYKRRK from the coding sequence ATGGACCCCGACTTCCGGTTCGACCCGGACGGCTCCGACGACGAGGCGCCGGCGGGGGCCGCCGCGCGGCGCAAGCCCGCGCAGTCGCCGTGGGAGTTCTCCACGTACGCCGAGTCCGTGGCGGCGGAGCACGCGGCGCGCCGCACCACCTCCATCGACGAGAAGATCTCCCAGGCTCTCCGGGGCCGGCGCAACCCCTCCATGCCCGATGGctccgaggacgaggaggaggaggatgctgatgacgacagcgacgaggaggcggcggtgaAGGGGGAGAGCGGGGACGATGAGGACGAGATCGAGGAGAgcggcgacgacgacgaagagATCGAGTCGAGCGGCGGGGAGGAGGACGGTGAAGTGGAAGCTGGCGAGCAAGGCGAAGGGGAAGAGGcggggggagaagaagaagaagaagaggctgtgCAAGAGGAAGACGATGCGCCCGAGCAGCCGGATCCGTCTCAATTCTTTGCGTCATCGGAAGGAGCTTCTTTTAGTGCAAGGTCGTTTCTTGAGCTCAACTTATCGCGTCCACTCATTCGAGCCTGTGAAGCACTGGGCTACCAGAAGCCAACACCAATTCAGGCCGCATGCATCCCTCTGGCATTAACAGGGAGGGATATATGCGGCAGTGCCATCACAGGATCAGGGAAGACGGCTGCTTTCTCTCTGCCTGTGCTGGAGCGTCTGCTTTTCCGGCCGAAGCGCGTGCCTGCAATCAGGGTGCTTATTCTCACCCCAACCAGAGAGCTTGCTGCGCAGGTCCATAGCATGATTGAGAAATTGGCCCAGTTTACTGATATCAGGTGCTGTCTCATAGTTGGTGGGCTTCCAACCAAGGCACAGGAGGTGGCTTTAAGGTCGAATCCTGACATTGTTGTTGCCACTCCTGGGCGTATAGTGGATCATCTGCGCAACTCCCTTTCTGTCGGGCTTGAAGATCTTGCAGTTCTGATCCTTGATGAAGCTGACCGTTTGCTAGAATTGGGTTTCAGTGTTGAAATTGGTGAGCTCATTCGCATGTGTCCTAAAAGGAGGCAGACCATGCTCTTTTCTGCCACAATGACAGAGCAAATCGACGAGCTTGTGAAACTTTCTCTGAACAAGCCAGTCCGTCTTGAAGCTGATCCTTCGCTGAAACGCCCTGCAACATTGACTGAAGAGGTGGTTAGAATACGGCGATCACGTGAAGCAACTCAAGAAGCTGTTCTGCTTGCTCTCTGTTTGAAGACCTTCAAGGAAAGAGCGATCATTTTTAGTGGGACAAAGCATTCTGCTCACAGATTGAAGATACTGTTTGGTCTGTCTGGGATAAAAGCTGCTGAGCTTCATGGCAACCTTACACAGGCACAGCGGCTTGAGGCTTTAGAACAATTCAAAAAGCAAGAAGCGGACATCCTGATTGCAACTGATATTGCAGCTCGTGGTATTGACATTGTTGGTGTTAGAACTGTCATAAATTTTGCCTGCCCACGTGATGTCAAAACTTACCTTCATCGTGTTGGCCGTACTGCAAGGGCTGGCAGGGAAGGATATGCCGTGACATTTGTTACTGATGATGATAGATCCCTGTTGAAAGCTATTGCAAAGAAGGCTGGTTCTCAGCTGAAAAGCCGCATTGTTGCCGAGAAACCTGTGTCTGACTGTGCAAAATTAATTGAGCAACTGGAGCATCAAATCTCTAACATAATTCTGGAAGAAAGGGAGGAAATGGCATTGAGAAAGGCTGAAATGGAAGCTACAAAGGCAGAAAATATGATAGCTCACAGGGATGAGATATACTCACGCCCCAAGAGAACCTGGTTTGCTACTGAGAAGGAAAAGAAACTGTTGGCAAAGGCTGCTAAAGAATCCTTGGATCAAGTTAAAGGTGGCTCTGTAGTTGTTAGTGCTCAGCAAGCTGAAGATCTTCGTCTGAAGGAGAAAAGAAGAAGAGAGCGTGAGAAAAATCTACCTAGGAAGAAGCGCAGAAAGTTGGAGGCACAGCGGGAAATGctagaggaggagaaggaagaggaggaagCTCAGGAAAGCAAAGGAGGGAAGAAAGCAAAGAGTAGCCAATCTGTAGTTGATGTCGCTTATCGcagggcaaaatcaatgaaggcgaCGGGCAAAATCGGCGTTCGTGCTAGCAAAGGAAAGAATGAGAAAGGGTCAAAACAGCCTGCTGAAAAGGGCCAGACTAGGCAAGAGGAAATGCATGAACTGTTCCAGAATGATATGAGTGAATGGAAGCAGGGCCGTTCCCTGAAGAAAAAGGACAGCTCGTTTGCAAAGAAATCTAAGAATGCCTTCAAGAGCAAATCAAGGTACAAGCGACGTAAGTAG